Proteins found in one Gimesia chilikensis genomic segment:
- a CDS encoding ribosomal protein L7/L12: MDDTSAENSQPNAGDADQTKAMEQIVESLRQGNKIEAIKEYRELTGSGLKESKEAIDALIQKYEIPMKSGCASLLLIGLSSTLLLVFVCW, translated from the coding sequence ATGGATGACACTTCCGCAGAAAATTCTCAACCCAATGCCGGTGACGCTGACCAGACCAAAGCCATGGAGCAGATTGTCGAATCGCTCCGCCAGGGGAATAAAATCGAGGCCATCAAAGAGTACCGGGAACTGACTGGTTCCGGGCTCAAAGAATCGAAGGAAGCTATTGATGCTTTGATTCAGAAATATGAGATCCCGATGAAGTCGGGCTGTGCCTCCCTCCTCTTGATCGGGCTTTCCTCGACGCTGCTGCTGGTTTTCGTCTGCTGGTAA
- a CDS encoding DUF1559 family PulG-like putative transporter, protein MSFSPHQRRRGFTLIELLVVIAIIAILIALLLPAVQQAREAARRASCKNKLRQVALALHNYHDAHSVFPPGGITYGWCTLATPDPGRTTHNKNGLCLLLPYLDQSPLYNRLNLDTANSAQNTGYCCSYGGASSPLAGNPADNADEMAVLLDVFLCPSDSGSTHLGTGAPYGTSVAPGPAKTNYELSADQTIDCNLWSRQAPNARKMFGENSRCRIRDVKDGTSNTLMVCETTRTVANGEPPAWGMRGWVTTGGDIDPGINVWDIPTGWTRPDTGNLNSWGQVGSLHTGGAHFGLGDGSVRFISENTDLTLLRRLGTISDGFVVEIP, encoded by the coding sequence ATGTCTTTCAGTCCACATCAACGGAGACGCGGATTTACATTAATTGAACTACTGGTCGTGATCGCCATCATCGCGATTCTGATCGCCCTGCTCCTGCCTGCGGTCCAGCAGGCCCGCGAAGCAGCCCGTCGTGCCAGCTGTAAAAACAAGCTCAGGCAGGTCGCTCTGGCCCTGCACAACTACCACGATGCTCACAGTGTCTTCCCCCCCGGCGGAATCACCTACGGCTGGTGTACCCTGGCAACTCCTGATCCCGGTCGTACGACCCACAACAAAAACGGACTCTGTCTGTTGTTGCCTTATCTCGATCAGTCTCCCCTCTACAACCGACTCAACCTGGATACCGCTAACAGTGCGCAGAATACCGGGTACTGTTGCAGCTATGGCGGGGCATCCAGTCCCCTGGCAGGAAACCCGGCGGACAATGCCGATGAGATGGCTGTCCTGCTGGACGTTTTCCTCTGCCCTTCCGATTCCGGGTCGACACATCTCGGAACAGGAGCTCCCTATGGAACCTCTGTTGCGCCTGGTCCAGCCAAAACCAATTATGAATTGAGTGCCGACCAGACAATCGACTGTAACCTCTGGTCGAGACAGGCTCCGAATGCTCGCAAAATGTTCGGCGAGAACAGCCGGTGCCGGATTCGCGATGTCAAAGATGGAACCTCGAACACGCTGATGGTCTGTGAGACAACACGTACCGTTGCCAATGGCGAACCTCCGGCCTGGGGAATGCGGGGCTGGGTGACTACAGGTGGGGACATTGATCCCGGGATTAACGTCTGGGATATCCCGACCGGCTGGACGCGACCCGATACTGGAAACCTCAACAGCTGGGGCCAGGTGGGAAGTCTGCATACCGGCGGGGCTCACTTTGGTCTCGGTGATGGATCGGTCCGCTTCATTTCGGAAAACACTGACCTCACTCTGCTGAGACGACTGGGGACCATTTCAGACGGTTTTGTCGTCGAAATTCCCTAG
- a CDS encoding ABC transporter permease, whose protein sequence is MSIFHLILQEMQHRKMNFLLGLLSVIVAVGCLIAALTLLQADEIQTALILQQKEDEVKQAGAELNDAMRKITKGLGFNILILPADQDLEEFHLTGVVSGTMPEDNMRKLSESKIVTINHMLPMVAKKVTWPEKELDIILTGTRGEVPQLHRALKKPLQQPVPAGAMVLGYQVQKKTGLKAGDEVQLMGKGFKVAKVFPERGNADDSTVWINLREAQQLLGMENLLNAILALECNCATEDRVAEIRKDVAEILPGTQIIERGPPALARAEARNTAAATAVASLEQEKANRIKLIERHASFAAILVPLVVLGCGAWIGFLSLENVRRRATEIGILRAIGVRSSQVFGIFIIKALLIGLVGALIGYFLGYWIGVTWGDLPAAADPAQVLFSGRWLLLSLVFAPLLSSLSSWIPALLAARQDPATILQEG, encoded by the coding sequence ATGTCAATTTTTCATCTGATTCTTCAGGAAATGCAGCACCGGAAAATGAATTTTCTGCTGGGGCTGCTGTCGGTGATCGTCGCGGTCGGCTGTCTGATTGCCGCCCTGACTCTGTTGCAGGCGGACGAAATTCAGACCGCACTGATTCTGCAACAGAAGGAAGATGAGGTGAAGCAGGCGGGAGCCGAGCTGAACGATGCGATGCGGAAGATTACCAAGGGGCTCGGGTTTAATATCCTGATCCTCCCTGCCGACCAGGACCTGGAAGAGTTTCACCTGACCGGCGTCGTCTCGGGGACAATGCCCGAAGACAATATGCGGAAACTGTCCGAATCTAAAATTGTCACCATCAACCACATGCTGCCGATGGTGGCGAAGAAAGTGACCTGGCCCGAAAAGGAGCTGGATATCATTCTCACCGGCACCCGCGGTGAAGTGCCCCAGTTGCACCGGGCTCTGAAGAAACCACTACAGCAACCCGTGCCTGCGGGGGCAATGGTGCTGGGATACCAGGTGCAGAAGAAAACCGGTCTCAAAGCGGGCGACGAAGTCCAGCTGATGGGAAAAGGGTTCAAGGTCGCCAAAGTCTTCCCCGAACGGGGGAATGCCGATGACAGTACCGTGTGGATCAATCTCAGAGAAGCGCAGCAACTGCTGGGCATGGAAAATCTGCTGAATGCCATTCTGGCGCTGGAATGTAACTGTGCTACCGAAGATCGAGTCGCAGAAATCCGCAAGGATGTAGCTGAGATTCTGCCCGGCACCCAGATTATCGAGCGTGGTCCCCCTGCCCTGGCCCGCGCTGAAGCACGCAATACGGCGGCTGCGACCGCGGTCGCTTCACTGGAGCAGGAAAAAGCGAATCGAATTAAGCTGATTGAACGGCATGCCAGCTTTGCCGCGATCCTGGTACCTCTCGTGGTGCTGGGCTGTGGAGCCTGGATTGGTTTCCTTTCACTGGAAAACGTCCGCCGCCGGGCAACCGAGATCGGAATTCTGCGGGCGATCGGCGTACGTTCCTCCCAGGTCTTCGGAATCTTTATCATCAAAGCACTGCTGATCGGCCTCGTGGGGGCGTTGATCGGTTATTTTCTGGGCTATTGGATCGGCGTTACCTGGGGTGACCTGCCTGCGGCTGCAGATCCGGCGCAGGTCCTCTTTTCGGGACGCTGGTTGTTGTTGAGCCTGGTGTTCGCTCCCCTGCTGTCCAGTCTCTCCAGCTGGATCCCTGCCCTGCTGGCTGCCCGCCAGGATCCTGCCACCATTCTCCAGGAAGGATGA
- a CDS encoding ABC transporter ATP-binding protein, with protein MLLELEQLSKSFKSGPGRVQAVDGVSLTVDATEFVAIQGPSGCGKSTLLLMAGGLLSPDSGQVLIEGTNPYRLSSDQRARFRSQHLGFVFQQFHLVPYLNVLDNVLTPALASNRSQARERARALIEQFGLEQRLHHTPAQLSTGEKQRVALARALFHQPKILLADEPTGNLDSENSTIVLNALSQFAADGGCVLMVSHDDQAVQSAQRVLGIRDGRLVTPQESESLVNS; from the coding sequence ATGTTACTTGAACTGGAACAACTGTCGAAATCATTCAAGTCCGGTCCGGGCCGTGTCCAGGCAGTGGACGGCGTGAGCCTGACCGTCGATGCGACTGAGTTCGTCGCGATTCAGGGACCCAGCGGCTGTGGAAAGTCGACACTGTTGCTGATGGCGGGGGGACTGCTCAGCCCCGATTCCGGCCAGGTGCTGATTGAAGGGACTAACCCGTATCGTCTTTCGAGTGATCAACGGGCCCGTTTTCGTTCTCAACATCTGGGCTTTGTCTTTCAGCAGTTCCACCTCGTGCCTTATTTGAATGTGCTGGACAACGTGTTAACGCCGGCCCTGGCATCGAATCGGAGTCAGGCCCGCGAACGCGCCCGTGCATTGATTGAACAATTTGGTCTGGAACAGCGTCTGCATCATACCCCGGCCCAGTTGAGTACCGGGGAAAAGCAGCGGGTCGCACTGGCCCGAGCCCTGTTTCATCAGCCGAAAATTTTGCTGGCAGATGAGCCGACAGGCAACCTGGACAGCGAGAACTCCACCATCGTCCTGAACGCGCTCAGTCAGTTTGCCGCCGATGGTGGTTGTGTGCTGATGGTCTCACACGATGACCAGGCAGTCCAGTCGGCGCAACGCGTGTTGGGGATCAGGGATGGTCGCCTCGTGACTCCTCAAGAATCAGAATCGTTAGTCAACTCCTGA
- the modA gene encoding molybdate ABC transporter substrate-binding protein: MKHPAPQPRIQVCSQSGRSGKVSGLVIAGGSVVFLVIMLVLLVYTPPKDTPSSSTTKTDSASSQTDESEGGDSAADPEENALVMYCAAGIKPPVAAMAAQFAEEEFGMPVHLQYGGSGTLLSNLQVAKKGDLYLAADTSYIEIAREKGLVDEAVSVARMHPVIMVQKGNPKGIKSIDDLLKENVTVALANPDAASIGKLTKKILTKHGKWEPLSKSARVFKPTVSEIATDVMLGAVDAAIVWDATVNQYPEKADMVDIPEFTEAIKNVTVGVLTSTEKPREALMFARYLQAPEKGQKAFAELGYETVKGDKWDPHPTILLFSGGVNRLAIQDTLKEFEEREGVTINTVFNGCGILVGQINSGQRPDAYFACDTSYMVQVQPKFSIPLTVAETDMVVIVEKGNPKQIKSIYDLAGKDVRVGLAHHEQSALGALTKKLLTSLKKDDQNLYDLVQPNVKTNTPTADLLVNQLRTGSLDAAIVYRANLPYVKDKVDIIEIKEGDPLAEQPIAILKTTDYPNLMQRLVDKLTSNPSRGIFESIGFRWRITPESL, translated from the coding sequence ATGAAACATCCTGCTCCTCAGCCCCGAATTCAGGTCTGCTCTCAATCAGGCCGCAGCGGAAAAGTGTCAGGCCTGGTGATCGCCGGAGGCTCGGTCGTCTTTCTGGTGATCATGCTGGTCCTGCTGGTCTATACGCCGCCTAAAGATACTCCTTCGTCGTCTACAACAAAGACAGACTCAGCCAGTTCACAGACAGACGAATCCGAGGGTGGTGACTCTGCTGCTGATCCGGAAGAGAATGCCCTGGTGATGTACTGTGCCGCGGGGATCAAACCGCCGGTTGCCGCGATGGCAGCGCAATTTGCTGAAGAAGAATTTGGCATGCCGGTTCACCTGCAGTACGGCGGGTCTGGAACCCTGCTCAGTAATCTGCAGGTGGCGAAAAAAGGAGACCTCTACCTGGCAGCCGATACCAGCTACATCGAGATTGCCCGGGAAAAGGGGCTGGTCGATGAAGCAGTGAGCGTGGCCCGGATGCATCCGGTGATCATGGTGCAGAAAGGGAATCCGAAGGGCATCAAGTCCATCGATGACCTGCTCAAAGAGAATGTCACCGTGGCCCTGGCGAATCCCGATGCTGCCTCGATTGGCAAATTGACCAAAAAGATTCTCACGAAACACGGTAAATGGGAACCCCTTTCCAAGTCTGCCCGGGTGTTCAAACCAACGGTATCGGAAATTGCCACCGACGTGATGCTGGGGGCCGTTGATGCTGCGATTGTCTGGGATGCGACCGTGAATCAGTATCCGGAAAAAGCAGACATGGTGGATATTCCCGAGTTTACCGAAGCGATCAAGAATGTAACCGTGGGCGTGTTGACCTCTACGGAAAAGCCCCGGGAAGCATTGATGTTTGCCCGTTATCTGCAGGCACCTGAAAAGGGGCAGAAAGCGTTTGCGGAGCTGGGTTACGAGACGGTTAAAGGCGATAAGTGGGATCCGCATCCGACCATTCTGCTGTTCAGCGGTGGTGTGAACCGGCTGGCGATTCAGGATACGCTCAAAGAGTTCGAGGAGCGTGAAGGGGTGACGATCAATACGGTCTTTAACGGCTGTGGTATCCTGGTGGGGCAGATCAACAGCGGTCAACGTCCCGATGCTTACTTCGCCTGTGATACTTCTTACATGGTGCAGGTGCAGCCCAAGTTCAGTATTCCCCTGACCGTGGCGGAAACCGATATGGTGGTGATCGTCGAGAAAGGAAACCCGAAGCAGATCAAGTCCATCTATGATCTGGCCGGCAAGGATGTGCGGGTGGGGCTGGCACACCACGAGCAGAGTGCTCTGGGTGCCTTGACAAAAAAACTGCTGACCTCCCTGAAAAAAGATGATCAAAATCTGTATGACCTCGTACAGCCCAATGTGAAAACCAATACGCCGACTGCAGATCTGCTGGTCAATCAGCTGCGTACCGGCTCGCTTGATGCTGCGATTGTCTACCGGGCGAATCTGCCTTACGTCAAAGACAAGGTGGACATCATTGAAATCAAAGAGGGAGATCCCCTGGCTGAACAGCCGATTGCGATTCTGAAAACGACCGATTATCCGAATCTGATGCAGCGTCTGGTGGATAAACTGACTTCCAATCCTTCGCGTGGCATTTTCGAATCGATCGGCTTCCGCTGGCGGATTACACCGGAGTCACTATGA
- a CDS encoding ABC transporter permease, with translation MSASNSEEPPRTWKSRSDLPFYAVFVAVSAVYILLIVAMLAAETTYTTPGHIMRSFQKPEIRYAIWLSLVSCAITTVLSLWVSVPIGYLMSRHQFPGKTLIDAILDIPIVLPPLVIGLCLLILFQIQLPQFEWLNEMVAAKSGIVYDKAAAAAVADQTQSLDELIRKITKVLFGRAIGVTYEIPSIILAQFMVACAFAVRTMRVTFDQIGPRYEQVALTLGCNRGQAFWRVVFPQAYRGLLAAATLAWARSLGEFGPILIFSGATRMKTEVLPTTVFLELTVGNIEGAVAASLIMVVSALIVLVIARMFGLTRSAAI, from the coding sequence ATGAGTGCGTCGAATTCTGAAGAACCTCCTCGCACATGGAAGTCGCGTTCTGATCTCCCCTTTTATGCCGTGTTTGTGGCCGTCAGTGCCGTATACATTCTGTTGATCGTGGCCATGCTGGCCGCGGAGACAACATATACGACTCCTGGTCATATCATGCGGTCGTTTCAGAAGCCGGAAATCCGCTATGCGATCTGGTTGAGCCTGGTTTCCTGTGCGATTACGACCGTGCTTTCGCTCTGGGTCTCGGTGCCTATTGGCTACCTGATGTCGCGGCATCAGTTTCCTGGGAAGACGCTGATCGACGCGATTCTGGATATTCCGATCGTGCTCCCTCCCCTGGTCATTGGGCTTTGTCTGTTGATTCTGTTTCAGATTCAGTTGCCCCAGTTTGAATGGCTCAATGAAATGGTGGCGGCGAAGTCTGGCATCGTATACGACAAGGCGGCTGCAGCGGCCGTCGCGGACCAGACACAGTCGCTGGATGAGTTGATTCGCAAGATCACAAAAGTGCTGTTTGGGCGCGCCATCGGGGTGACCTACGAAATTCCGAGTATCATTCTCGCACAGTTCATGGTGGCGTGTGCCTTTGCCGTCCGGACGATGCGGGTTACTTTCGACCAGATCGGTCCCCGCTATGAACAGGTAGCGTTGACCCTGGGATGCAACCGGGGGCAGGCTTTCTGGCGGGTTGTCTTTCCCCAGGCTTATCGGGGACTGCTGGCAGCAGCGACCCTGGCGTGGGCCCGCTCGCTGGGAGAATTTGGCCCCATTCTGATCTTCTCGGGGGCGACCCGGATGAAAACCGAGGTGCTGCCGACAACCGTGTTTCTGGAACTGACCGTGGGAAATATCGAGGGGGCCGTAGCCGCTTCACTGATTATGGTCGTTTCCGCCCTGATCGTGCTGGTGATTGCCCGCATGTTTGGTCTGACACGCTCGGCGGCGATATAA
- a CDS encoding ATP-binding cassette domain-containing protein: MGDFRLNDVSFEIPQGHYAVLMGKTGSGKTTILETICGLKKVESGEVILNGKDMTHAKPAEREIGYVPQEGVLFHTMTVKDNLAFALEIRKWKQHEIDERVDELANLLGITGLLNRTPHGLSGGETQRVSLGRALAARPAILCLDEPLSALDEDTRGEICDLLNNVQHVTGVTALHITHNISESDRLGDVKLTINNGKLSMLPGGNPKKAVASTTTETSETPADTRAH, from the coding sequence GTGGGTGACTTCAGGCTGAATGACGTCAGCTTTGAAATTCCTCAGGGGCATTACGCTGTGCTGATGGGGAAAACGGGGAGCGGGAAGACGACCATTCTGGAGACGATCTGCGGTCTGAAGAAGGTTGAGTCCGGTGAAGTCATCCTGAATGGCAAAGACATGACTCATGCCAAACCGGCTGAGCGTGAGATCGGGTATGTGCCTCAGGAAGGTGTGCTGTTCCATACGATGACGGTCAAGGATAACCTGGCATTCGCTTTGGAAATCCGTAAGTGGAAACAGCATGAGATTGACGAGCGTGTCGATGAACTCGCAAACCTGCTGGGGATCACCGGATTGTTGAACCGGACCCCACACGGCTTAAGCGGTGGAGAGACACAACGGGTGTCACTGGGACGCGCGCTGGCGGCCCGGCCTGCGATTCTGTGTCTGGATGAACCGCTGAGTGCACTGGATGAAGATACGCGTGGAGAGATCTGTGATCTGTTGAACAATGTTCAGCACGTGACTGGTGTGACGGCGTTGCATATCACTCATAATATCTCCGAATCAGATCGGCTGGGAGATGTGAAATTGACGATCAACAATGGTAAGCTGAGTATGCTGCCCGGCGGAAATCCGAAGAAAGCCGTCGCCAGCACGACCACGGAAACTTCTGAAACTCCAGCTGACACGAGAGCTCACTAA
- a CDS encoding MoaD/ThiS family protein yields MKIAVEYTAQVKKAAGVGREEFEVPAGTTLQELVKTVAESRADSLKPLLFPTGEALHPSMLLFVSNEQVLWDEPLTLEPHHSVTILSPISGG; encoded by the coding sequence ATGAAAATTGCGGTCGAATATACAGCCCAGGTCAAAAAAGCGGCTGGTGTCGGAAGAGAAGAATTCGAAGTCCCCGCAGGTACGACGCTGCAGGAACTGGTCAAGACCGTGGCTGAGTCGCGGGCCGATTCGCTGAAGCCACTGTTGTTCCCCACCGGCGAGGCCCTGCATCCTTCCATGCTGTTGTTTGTTTCCAATGAACAGGTGCTGTGGGACGAACCGCTGACACTGGAACCGCATCACAGCGTTACGATCCTTTCCCCGATCTCCGGAGGATGA
- a CDS encoding HesA/MoeB/ThiF family protein, whose translation MSGFAPLTDEERAVYEWQIWVPEFGEAGQEKLKNASVLVSRCGGLGSVVAYELAAAGVGKLVLAHAGNVKPSDLNRQLLMTHDWLGKPRVESAERRLKELNPRLEIVAIQENISEENAAAIVDQVDLIVDCAPLFPERYAMNRQSVLQQKPLIECAMYDLEAQITTFLPGQTGCLACLYPDDPPAWKREFPVFGAVSGTVGCMAAMEAIKVLAGFGVTLANQLLTFDLRDMTFHRNRIQRRSDCPVCGA comes from the coding sequence ATGTCTGGTTTCGCTCCCCTGACAGATGAAGAACGAGCCGTTTACGAGTGGCAGATCTGGGTGCCCGAGTTCGGCGAAGCCGGGCAGGAGAAGCTGAAGAATGCGTCGGTGCTGGTTTCACGTTGTGGCGGTCTGGGAAGTGTTGTGGCTTACGAACTGGCGGCTGCGGGAGTCGGCAAGCTGGTCTTGGCTCACGCCGGGAATGTAAAACCGAGCGACCTGAACCGACAACTGCTGATGACGCACGACTGGCTGGGAAAACCACGCGTTGAATCCGCAGAGCGGCGTTTGAAGGAACTGAATCCCCGGCTGGAGATCGTGGCGATTCAGGAAAATATTTCGGAAGAGAATGCAGCAGCGATTGTGGATCAGGTAGATCTGATCGTCGACTGTGCACCGCTCTTCCCCGAGCGGTATGCCATGAATCGGCAGTCCGTTCTGCAGCAGAAACCACTGATCGAGTGCGCGATGTACGATCTCGAAGCACAAATCACGACCTTTCTACCCGGTCAGACCGGGTGCCTGGCCTGTCTGTATCCCGATGATCCGCCGGCCTGGAAACGGGAGTTTCCCGTGTTTGGTGCAGTTTCAGGGACCGTGGGCTGCATGGCGGCGATGGAGGCCATCAAGGTGCTCGCCGGGTTTGGCGTGACGCTGGCCAATCAACTGCTGACGTTTGATCTGCGCGACATGACATTTCACCGCAACCGGATTCAGCGCCGATCCGATTGCCCGGTCTGTGGAGCCTGA
- a CDS encoding neutral/alkaline non-lysosomal ceramidase N-terminal domain-containing protein, translating into MNKIIQRYLLVLVLAGSVMVGENCRLSAAEAKQQTEWKAVAASVVITPEKPMWMAGYAARTEPAKGKVHDLYAKLLILEDSRGKKLVMITTDLIGITPALRDPIAARLEEDFQIPAAALLMNASHTHCGPELREKKASRRGLGGDRGAQARVYTQELVRKLVAAIGEALPQLEPAVLKYSYGRAGFSMNRRLPTENGVINSPHPEGPVDQRVPVLMVERPDSSLMAVLFGYACHNTTLSFYQFCGDYAGYAQEYLQADHPGTVAMFMMGCGGDQNPYPRRTLDLAKQHGRALANAVETAISVKHPRLIHGPLGVAMGDVELEFATPPSKAELLKQKESGNKYEVSHATRLLEQLEERGGIQTEYAFPLQVVQFGKDLTLVAVCGETVVDYSHRFQKELKSGHGAGKTDPIVWVAGYSNHVFGYLPSLRVLKEGGYEGARAMIYSSYPGPFKESVEERVAEKVHQLTEQARREALGD; encoded by the coding sequence ATGAATAAAATCATACAGCGTTATCTGTTGGTCCTGGTTCTGGCGGGAAGCGTGATGGTCGGGGAAAATTGCCGACTGTCAGCAGCCGAAGCGAAACAGCAGACCGAATGGAAAGCCGTAGCGGCGTCGGTGGTGATTACTCCCGAGAAACCGATGTGGATGGCCGGTTATGCGGCCCGCACGGAACCAGCTAAGGGGAAAGTACATGATTTGTACGCCAAGCTGCTGATTCTGGAAGACAGCCGCGGCAAGAAACTGGTGATGATCACGACCGACCTGATTGGTATCACCCCTGCCCTGCGTGATCCGATTGCGGCCCGCCTGGAAGAAGATTTTCAGATTCCCGCGGCGGCACTGTTGATGAATGCCTCACATACGCATTGCGGACCGGAACTGAGAGAAAAGAAAGCTTCCCGCCGGGGACTGGGCGGCGATCGTGGTGCCCAGGCGCGGGTTTATACGCAGGAGCTGGTGAGAAAACTGGTGGCTGCGATTGGGGAAGCCCTTCCCCAGTTGGAGCCAGCCGTACTGAAGTATTCGTATGGACGCGCCGGTTTTTCAATGAACCGCCGCCTGCCTACCGAGAACGGCGTGATCAACAGCCCGCATCCCGAGGGGCCCGTCGATCAACGGGTGCCCGTGCTGATGGTCGAACGGCCCGACAGTTCTCTGATGGCGGTACTGTTCGGTTATGCCTGTCACAATACGACGCTCAGTTTCTACCAGTTCTGTGGTGACTACGCAGGCTATGCCCAGGAATATCTGCAAGCTGATCATCCGGGGACTGTGGCGATGTTCATGATGGGCTGTGGCGGGGATCAGAACCCTTACCCGCGACGGACACTCGACCTGGCGAAGCAGCACGGACGGGCGCTGGCCAATGCGGTTGAGACGGCCATCTCTGTCAAACATCCTCGTTTGATTCATGGTCCGTTGGGCGTGGCGATGGGCGATGTGGAACTGGAGTTTGCGACTCCCCCCAGCAAAGCAGAACTGCTCAAGCAGAAAGAGAGCGGCAACAAGTATGAGGTCAGTCACGCGACGCGTCTGCTGGAACAGCTGGAGGAACGGGGCGGTATTCAGACCGAATATGCTTTTCCGCTGCAGGTGGTTCAGTTTGGAAAGGACCTGACCCTGGTGGCAGTCTGCGGTGAGACCGTTGTCGATTATTCGCATCGCTTCCAGAAAGAGCTGAAGTCGGGGCATGGTGCGGGTAAGACAGATCCGATTGTCTGGGTTGCCGGCTATTCGAACCATGTGTTCGGGTACCTGCCCAGCTTGAGGGTCCTGAAAGAGGGAGGCTATGAAGGCGCCCGGGCGATGATTTACTCTTCTTATCCCGGTCCGTTTAAAGAGTCGGTCGAAGAGCGTGTAGCTGAGAAAGTGCATCAGCTGACCGAACAGGCCCGCCGCGAGGCACTCGGGGATTAA
- a CDS encoding HD domain-containing protein, with translation MNSSKMRRQIVFEAARLMYSRQETEYYRAKMKAARKVCQGWVKPADLPSNREIRDEIQRFACTFEGESRTENLLAMRLQALRYLRLFKAFHPKIIGSTLTGHIRQGSDIDIHVFSHSCEAVTTQLDEEGTPYHVEHKTVKKHGEERVFTHIHVQDTYPVELTLYPTEKSSYGFKCSITGKRIERATLPEFEQLLEQDYPGIDLDQRLAEVEESVDRFQIYRMLLLPLAAVKQSKKYHPEGDALYHSLQVYDLACDELPYDEEFQLAALLHDVGKAIDSQNHVEAGLQALEGFITDRTAWLIEHHMEAHLIRSGTIGARARRRLMANENYEDLLLLEECDHSGREPGVQVPDVDDALESIRELSRLCS, from the coding sequence ATGAATTCCAGCAAAATGCGCCGCCAGATCGTCTTTGAGGCGGCCCGACTGATGTATTCCCGTCAGGAAACTGAGTACTATCGTGCCAAAATGAAAGCAGCCCGCAAGGTCTGCCAGGGCTGGGTCAAACCGGCCGATCTCCCCAGTAACCGGGAAATCCGGGACGAAATTCAGCGTTTCGCCTGCACATTCGAAGGAGAGTCGCGTACCGAAAACCTGCTGGCGATGCGGCTGCAGGCCCTGCGTTATCTGCGACTCTTCAAGGCGTTTCACCCTAAAATTATCGGCAGTACCCTCACCGGTCATATCCGGCAGGGTTCGGATATTGATATCCACGTCTTTTCGCACAGTTGTGAAGCAGTGACGACACAGCTGGATGAAGAGGGAACGCCTTACCATGTCGAGCACAAGACAGTGAAGAAACACGGGGAAGAACGGGTGTTTACACACATTCATGTGCAGGACACCTATCCGGTTGAACTGACGCTGTATCCGACAGAAAAATCGAGTTACGGCTTCAAATGTTCGATTACGGGGAAACGGATCGAACGTGCCACCCTGCCCGAGTTCGAACAACTGCTGGAGCAGGATTATCCTGGTATCGATCTGGATCAAAGGCTGGCAGAAGTCGAGGAGAGCGTGGATCGGTTCCAGATTTATCGTATGCTGCTTCTGCCTCTGGCTGCGGTGAAGCAGTCAAAGAAATATCACCCCGAGGGGGATGCGTTATACCACAGTCTGCAGGTTTATGATCTGGCCTGTGACGAACTGCCTTACGACGAAGAATTTCAGCTCGCGGCACTGCTGCACGATGTGGGCAAAGCCATCGATTCGCAGAATCACGTCGAGGCAGGCTTGCAGGCGCTGGAAGGATTTATTACAGATCGAACTGCCTGGTTGATCGAACATCACATGGAGGCCCACCTGATCCGGTCGGGGACGATCGGCGCCCGGGCCCGTCGACGACTGATGGCCAACGAAAATTACGAAGACCTGCTGCTGCTGGAAGAATGCGACCACAGTGGTCGCGAGCCGGGAGTGCAGGTGCCGGACGTGGATGACGCGCTGGAATCCATCCGCGAACTATCCCGATTGTGCAGTTAA
- a CDS encoding response regulator, with amino-acid sequence MTKRVLSVGQCMPDASALSRFLNTHFEVQIDESDVEQDTIEKLKATAYDLVMINRKLDADYSDGIELMQTIKNTSDVKPCTLMLVSNFPEYQEQAVGVGAAYGIGKNEYRSPETVARLQPYLG; translated from the coding sequence ATGACGAAACGAGTACTCAGTGTCGGGCAATGTATGCCGGATGCCAGTGCGTTAAGCCGTTTTCTGAATACCCATTTTGAAGTCCAGATCGATGAGTCGGATGTGGAACAGGATACGATCGAGAAGCTGAAAGCCACCGCTTACGACCTGGTGATGATCAATCGCAAACTGGATGCGGACTACAGCGACGGTATCGAACTGATGCAGACCATCAAAAATACGTCCGATGTCAAGCCTTGTACGCTGATGCTGGTTTCCAACTTTCCGGAGTACCAGGAACAGGCGGTCGGAGTTGGTGCCGCGTACGGGATCGGTAAAAACGAATATCGCAGCCCGGAAACCGTGGCCCGCCTGCAGCCTTACCTGGGCTGA